One window from the genome of Candidatus Cloacimonadota bacterium encodes:
- the thpR gene encoding RNA 2',3'-cyclic phosphodiesterase, whose product MLYRTFIALEVPDRPRACLAEKLRWLRGTPGVKWVREDNLHLTLLFLGDVDSARIPDLARVMTEAAERSAPFELALKGLELFPWKSPRLIWASLEAQDDSLSRWYKHLLSEIRTEGFKPDAKPLKLHITLGRIKSTLPPTLEREILQSEVEQSSFTYDRITLYRSVLKPEGPTYHSLEQCILR is encoded by the coding sequence ATGCTTTACCGAACCTTCATCGCCCTGGAAGTTCCAGACAGGCCGCGAGCCTGCCTTGCCGAAAAACTGCGCTGGCTGCGGGGAACGCCCGGCGTGAAGTGGGTCAGGGAAGACAATCTGCATCTGACCTTGCTTTTCCTGGGTGATGTGGACAGCGCCCGAATCCCCGATCTGGCCAGGGTAATGACCGAAGCGGCAGAACGAAGCGCGCCCTTCGAACTGGCGTTGAAAGGACTGGAACTCTTCCCCTGGAAATCGCCGCGGCTCATCTGGGCCAGCCTTGAGGCGCAGGACGACTCCCTTTCCCGCTGGTACAAGCATCTGCTATCTGAAATTCGCACAGAGGGTTTCAAGCCCGACGCCAAGCCGCTGAAGCTACATATCACTCTGGGACGGATCAAATCCACCCTGCCGCCCACGCTGGAACGCGAAATATTGCAAAGCGAGGTGGAACAGAGCAGCTTCACCTATGACAGAATCACCCTCTACCGCAGCGTGCTCAAGCCCGAGGGACCCACCTACCACAGTTTGGAACAATGTATATTAAGATAA
- a CDS encoding adenosine monophosphate-protein transferase, protein MELRLEQLQFPTDTNIILGQSHFIKTVEDLYEALVNSVPGIKFGLAFCEASGPRLVRKEGTDNELIECAVANMLRLGAGHSFLIVLRDTFPVNVLPAVIACREVVRIFCATANPVQVVLAHSEQGNGILGVIDGSSPLGIELDTDITHRKKFLRDIGYKR, encoded by the coding sequence ATGGAACTCAGGCTTGAGCAGCTTCAATTTCCCACAGACACCAACATCATTCTGGGTCAAAGCCACTTCATCAAGACCGTGGAAGACCTCTATGAAGCTTTGGTTAACAGCGTTCCCGGCATCAAATTCGGCCTGGCCTTCTGCGAGGCCTCAGGTCCCCGCCTGGTGCGCAAAGAGGGCACGGACAACGAGTTAATCGAATGCGCGGTGGCCAACATGCTGCGCCTGGGCGCGGGGCACAGCTTCCTGATCGTGCTGCGCGACACTTTCCCCGTGAACGTTTTGCCGGCAGTGATAGCCTGCCGCGAGGTGGTGCGGATTTTCTGCGCCACGGCCAATCCGGTGCAGGTGGTGCTGGCCCACAGCGAACAGGGAAACGGCATTTTGGGCGTCATCGACGGTTCCTCGCCCTTGGGAATAGAGCTGGATACCGATATCACCCACCGCAAAAAATTCCTGCGGGACATCGGCTACAAGCGCTGA
- the recA gene encoding recombinase RecA, whose translation MQDKNKETALKTAISQLEKKYGVGTLMRLGDKPQQTVEVIPTGAFNLDIALGIGGIPRGRITEIYGTEASGKTTLALHIAAEAQKLDGVVAFIDAEHALDTAYAKNLGVQTEELLLSQPDGGEQALEICETLVRSSAVDLVIVDSVAALVPKQEIEGDMGDSHVGLQARLMSQALRKLTAIVSKSNTAVIFINQTRMKIGTMPFMNPETTSGGVALKFYSSVRLEVRFAGAIKTGGAEAEVIGAKTRVKIVKNKLAPPFKTVVFPIIFGEGISQLDIIMDMAVDACIIKKSGSWFAYKDIKLGQGAEKTKQYLKETPELLDEIEDAVKQNINPDKIFDKTDAAEDSSEE comes from the coding sequence ATGCAGGACAAAAACAAAGAGACAGCCCTCAAGACCGCGATTTCGCAGCTTGAGAAAAAATACGGCGTGGGCACGCTGATGCGCCTGGGCGACAAGCCTCAGCAGACAGTTGAGGTGATCCCCACCGGGGCTTTCAACCTGGATATCGCCCTCGGCATTGGCGGCATCCCGCGCGGCCGCATCACCGAAATCTACGGCACCGAGGCCAGCGGAAAGACCACCCTCGCGCTGCATATCGCCGCGGAAGCGCAAAAACTGGACGGCGTGGTGGCTTTCATCGACGCCGAACACGCCCTGGATACAGCTTACGCCAAGAATCTGGGCGTGCAGACGGAGGAGCTGTTGCTCTCCCAGCCGGACGGCGGGGAACAGGCTCTGGAAATCTGCGAGACCCTGGTGCGCAGTTCCGCTGTGGACCTGGTGATCGTGGACAGCGTGGCGGCCTTGGTTCCAAAACAGGAAATCGAAGGCGACATGGGTGACAGCCACGTTGGCTTGCAAGCTCGCCTGATGAGCCAGGCGCTGCGCAAACTCACGGCGATTGTCTCCAAATCCAATACCGCGGTCATCTTCATCAACCAGACCCGCATGAAAATCGGCACCATGCCCTTCATGAACCCGGAAACAACCTCCGGCGGCGTAGCGCTGAAGTTCTACTCCTCCGTGCGCCTGGAAGTGCGTTTTGCCGGAGCGATCAAAACCGGCGGAGCTGAAGCCGAGGTGATCGGAGCCAAGACCCGCGTTAAAATCGTGAAAAACAAGCTCGCCCCACCCTTCAAGACAGTGGTTTTCCCCATCATCTTCGGCGAGGGAATCTCCCAACTGGACATCATCATGGATATGGCGGTGGATGCCTGCATCATCAAGAAGAGCGGCTCCTGGTTCGCCTACAAGGACATTAAGCTGGGCCAGGGCGCGGAAAAAACCAAGCAATACCTGAAAGAGACGCCTGAACTGCTGGACGAAATCGAAGACGCCGTGAAACAGAACATCAATCCGGACAAGATCTTTGACAAAACGGATGCGGCTGAGGACAGTTCCGAAGAATAG
- a CDS encoding regulatory protein RecX: MRLRTVPKNRYTVRVELDGICRGTLPTRVLLPLWPDNFEGEIERDKAQELLALLEKQAFSTLLDYLAKAEHSEFQCRNLLKRKEFEPRIIDAAIQRCREQNFLSDARFADVLIRSYIARKASKRAIIAKLREQRIPREIWTELLEELYPREQASENISELLAKYCSTHRGLPRQKLRGKAFGYLFRKGFELEEIQSAWEELA, from the coding sequence ATGCGGCTGAGGACAGTTCCGAAGAATAGATACACGGTCCGCGTCGAACTGGACGGAATTTGCAGGGGCACCTTGCCAACGCGGGTACTCCTTCCTCTTTGGCCGGATAATTTCGAGGGCGAAATCGAGCGGGATAAAGCTCAGGAACTGCTAGCCTTGCTCGAAAAACAGGCCTTTTCCACCCTGCTGGACTATCTGGCCAAGGCTGAACACAGCGAATTCCAGTGCAGGAACCTTTTGAAAAGGAAGGAGTTCGAGCCCCGAATCATTGACGCCGCGATACAGCGCTGCCGGGAGCAGAACTTTCTGAGCGACGCCCGCTTCGCGGATGTGCTGATCCGTTCCTACATCGCACGCAAAGCCAGCAAACGCGCCATCATCGCCAAACTACGGGAACAACGCATCCCCAGAGAGATTTGGACAGAACTTCTGGAAGAGCTCTATCCTCGCGAACAGGCCAGCGAAAACATCAGCGAACTGCTAGCCAAATACTGCTCCACACACCGCGGCTTGCCCCGCCAGAAGCTGAGGGGAAAAGCCTTCGGCTATCTTTTCCGCAAGGGTTTTGAGCTCGAGGAAATCCAAAGCGCCTGGGAGGAACTGGCTTAG